In Aspergillus oryzae RIB40 DNA, chromosome 6, one genomic interval encodes:
- a CDS encoding uncharacterized protein (predicted protein), which produces MDLILMISCLLNVSHEHVLLLSGSRLTTTDGFYLDENESETLYLDDIILKDLSTSLQEELEFQQYYGNYQLTATGVCYRTEIAACINYMPLEKWRNYVLGYSAEGADEKKMEVMIQGWIRAYSNEADTVITALEKIESSQADKKDHQRTKMLRKRWTQIRDLCIKASEAASC; this is translated from the exons ATGGACCTCATCCTAATGATTTCTTGTTTGCTGAATGTTAGTCACGAACAtgttctgcttctttcgGGCAGCCGGTTAACCACAACAGATGGCTTTTATCTTGATGAGAATGAGTCGGAAACATTATACCTCGATGATATAATATTAAAGGACCTTAGCACATCGCTACAAGAGGAACTGGAGTTCCAGCAGTACTATGG TAACTACCAATTAACGGCCACTGGCGTGTGCTACCGTACCGAGATTGCCGCGTGTATAAACTATATGCCACTGGAAAAGTGGCGGAACTATGTACTGGGTTATTCTGCCGAAGGTGccgacgagaagaagatggaggttATGATTCAAGGGTGGATAAGAGCGTATTCAAACGAAGCAGACACGGTAATCACCGCCCTTGAGAAAATCGAATCTAGCCAAGCGGACAAGAAAGATCATCAAAGGACAAAGATGCTGAGGAAGCGATGGACACAGATTAGGGACCTCTGTATTAAGGCCTCCGAAGCCGCGTCCTGTTAA
- a CDS encoding uncharacterized protein (predicted protein): protein MLTSERIPSYFTSKFPDGTPTHALYAAFLTNGNAEDLEEFNAWRKTWPSRQDFEDSMPILWSESLRNYLPPSISSHWHSIQSRDKLHEHEKLFLFDARPGATRRSK, encoded by the exons ATGCTAACCTCTGAGCGTATCCCGTCTTATTTCACCAGCAAATTCCCAGACGGGACACCCACCCATGCGCTATACGCTGCGTTTCTCACGAATGGCAATGCAGAAGACCTGGAAGAGTTCAACGCGTGGAGAAAGACCTGGCCTAGTCGCCAAGACTTCGAGGACAGTATGCCCATTTTGTGGTCAGAGTCTCTGCGCAACTACCTGCCACCGTCAATCTCGAGCCATTGGCATAGTATACAAAGCCGAGACAAGCTCCA TGAACACGAGAAGCTTTTTCTATTTGATGCCCGGCCAGGAGCCACCCGAAGATCGAAATGA